One Roseimaritima multifibrata DNA window includes the following coding sequences:
- a CDS encoding glycosyltransferase family 2 protein, which produces MSTVKPGESNERWLVALPVYNEAAYVDGVLDEVLAYAGDVLVVDDGSTDGTSEILQAREDVQVIRHPKNRGYGAALQTAFQYTIDEGYDGIVTLDCDGQHQPKRIPRFIEAAKTVDIVSGSRYLKQYEGDSQPPQQRLVINRQITKQINEQLGIDLTDAFCGFKAYRTEGLKKLRITDDGYAMPLQLWVEAAAAGLSVRELPVPLIYLDLERSFGGSLDHAETRLRYYNQVIEQSLAAVCADGRTIPAARSSLCQNSLG; this is translated from the coding sequence ATGAGTACTGTAAAGCCTGGTGAAAGCAACGAACGTTGGTTGGTTGCCCTGCCCGTTTATAACGAGGCTGCCTACGTCGACGGGGTTCTGGACGAAGTCCTGGCTTATGCTGGTGATGTGCTGGTGGTCGATGACGGGAGCACGGATGGGACCTCGGAGATTCTGCAGGCTCGTGAGGATGTGCAGGTCATTCGACATCCGAAAAACCGTGGCTACGGTGCAGCGCTGCAGACCGCTTTTCAGTACACAATCGACGAGGGGTATGATGGGATCGTGACGCTGGACTGCGATGGCCAGCATCAGCCCAAGCGAATTCCTCGCTTTATCGAAGCGGCCAAAACCGTTGATATTGTGTCGGGCAGTCGATATTTAAAGCAGTACGAAGGCGATAGTCAGCCCCCTCAGCAGCGGTTGGTCATCAATCGTCAAATCACCAAACAGATCAATGAGCAGTTGGGGATCGATTTGACCGACGCTTTTTGCGGTTTTAAGGCGTATCGGACGGAGGGGCTGAAAAAATTGCGGATTACCGACGACGGTTACGCGATGCCCCTGCAATTGTGGGTGGAGGCGGCTGCGGCGGGGTTAAGTGTGCGGGAATTACCGGTTCCGTTGATCTATTTAGATCTTGAACGGTCTTTTGGTGGGTCTTTGGATCATGCGGAAACTCGTCTGCGTTATTACAATCAGGTGATTGAACAATCGCTGGCTGCGGTTTGTGCCGATGGACGCACAATTCCGGCTGCCCGTTCTTCGCTTTGCCAGAATTCACTGGGATGA